A region of the Mesoterricola sediminis genome:
CGAACGTCATGAATGCTCCTGGAAGGGCCCGCCCGCCATACGCGGGCCCCGGTCAGGGCATGAAAGGGTTTTCGGAACAGGAACCCGGGCCTTCCCGGGTGAAGGACGCCGACCGGGGGCTCCTTCCAGCACGAATGCTCCATGATAGCGAGAATTTGTCGCAATTTCCAGGGGAAGGCGTCCGGAGGCCTGCTGCGATGGGGATCACAAGCGGTTTGGCCCCGCGCGGGGACCCAGGTCACCCTGGTGGGACTGGATTTCCTGCGAGGCGGACATGGCCCACAAGGTCGTCGAATGCGTTCCCAATTTCTCCGAAGGCCGCGACATGGCCAAGATCCGGCAGATCACCGCGGCCATCGAGGCGGTGGCGGGCATCCGCCTGCTGGACGTGGACCCCGGGGCTGACACCAACCGGACCGTGGTCACCTTCGTGGGCGCGCCCGACGCGGTGGTCGAGGCGGCCTTCCAGGCCGTGAAGGTGGCTTCCCGGATCCTGGACATGAGCGCCCATCACGGGGCCCACCCGCGCATGGGCGCCACCGACGTGTGCCCCTTCGTGCCGGTGGAGGGCGTGACCCTCGCGGACTGCGCCGAGCTCGCCCGCAAGCTCGGTGAGCGGGTGGGCCGGGAACTGGCCCTGCCGGTGTACCTGTACGAGCACGCCGCCTCCCGACCCGAACGGCGGAACCTGGCCGTGGTGCGCAAGGGCGAGTACGAGGGCCTCGAGGAGAAGCTGAAGGATCCCCAGTGGGCCCCCGACTTCGGCCCCGCGGTCTTCAACCCCCGCGCCGGCGCCCTCATCACCGGGGCCCGGGAGTTCCTGATCGCCTACAACATCACCCTGAACAGCCGGGACAAGGCCCACGCCACCGACATCGCCTTCGAGCTCCGGGAGAAGGGCCGCGTGGCCCGCCGGGGCCAGAAGGACGCCTACTACAGCTCGGGGGAGATCCTCTTCTACCGGGAAGGCTGCTTCCCCTGCGGCAACTGCGCCGAGGACTTCCCCACCTTCGAGGCCGTGGAAGCCCACTGCCGGGAGGCCCACGGCTACGACCTGCGCCACCTGCTGAAGCTCAATGACATCGACGCCGCCAAGGGCGTGGTGGGCCGGAAGGTGCACCGGGCCGGCCGCTTCCAGGCCTGCAAGGCGATCGGCTGGTACGTGGACCAGTACAAGCGGGCCCAGCTCTCCATCAACCTCACCGACTACAAGGTCACGAGCCCCGTGGACGTGCTGGAGGCCACCCGGACCATGGCCGCCGAGCGCGGGCTGGTGGTGACGGGCAGCGAGATCGTGGGCCTGGTCCCCTTCTCCGCCCTCTTCGAAGCGGGCCGCCACTACCTGCGCGTCCAGGGCAAGAGCCCCTTCATCCCCGTGCCGGACGTGCTGGAGAACGCCGTCTTCTCCATGGGCCTGGCCGACGTGGCCCCCTTCGAGATCGAGAAGAAGGTGCTGGGGCTGCCCCGCGCCTACCCGGCGGGGCTCATGGCCATGACCGGCGCCGCCTTCGTGGACGAGGTCTCCCGGGACACCCCGGCCCCCGGCGGCGGCTCCATCGCGGCCCTGGCCGGCGCCCTGGGCGCCGCCCTGGCCTCCATGGTGGCCAACCTCACCCAGGGCAAGGGCGCGCCCGGCTCCGAGCCGCACCTCCTGGCCGCGGCGGAGCGGGCCCAGCGGGCCAAGGACGCCCTGGTGCTGGCGGTGGACGAGGACACCGAGGCCTTCAACGCCTACATGGACGCCCGCCGTCTGCCGGCTGGGACCCCCGCCGAGAAGGCCGCGCGGGAGGAGGCCATGCAGGCGGGTCTGAAGAGCGCCGTCGAGGTCCCCTGGGCCACCGCGAACGCCTGCTACGAGGCCATGGAGGCCGCCGAGACCGCCATGCACCACGGAAACCCCGCCTCCATCACGGACACGCTCGTGGGCTTCACCATCGCCTACGCCGGCGTCCGGGGCGGAATCTGGAACGTGCTGATCAACCTCAAGGACATCACGGACCGGGCCTACGTGGAGGCCATGCGTGCGCGCTGCGCCGGGCTCCTGGACCGGGCCAAGGCCCTCCTGGACCGGGCCACCGCCCACGGCGACGCGCGCCTGGAGGCCATGCTGGCGCCCAAGGGCTGATTCCGGGCCCGTCCTGGCGTAGACTGGGGGTCCTTCCCCGGGAGAACCCCATGTCCACGGTCCGGCCCACCCTGTGCCTGTGCGCGGTCCTCGCCAGTCTTTTCGTCCTGGGCTGCAGCCATCCCCGCACCACCGTGCACCGCACGGGCGTCATGGAGTACCTCTATCCCAAGCGCGAAGCCGCCCCCGCCCCCACCCCGGGCGGCGCGCGGCTTCACCTGCCCCTGAAGCTGGGCATCGCCTTCGTGCCGTCCCAGGGCTACGCCTGGCGCTCGGCATTGCCGGCGACCAGCGAACGCCCCCTCCTGGACATCGTGCGCGAGGCCTTCCAGGCCAGATCCTGGGTGCAGGAGATCAAAGTGATCCCCAGCGCCTACCTGCGGGCCGGGGGCGGCTTCGATAACCTGGAGCAGGCGGC
Encoded here:
- the ftcD gene encoding glutamate formimidoyltransferase, whose protein sequence is MAHKVVECVPNFSEGRDMAKIRQITAAIEAVAGIRLLDVDPGADTNRTVVTFVGAPDAVVEAAFQAVKVASRILDMSAHHGAHPRMGATDVCPFVPVEGVTLADCAELARKLGERVGRELALPVYLYEHAASRPERRNLAVVRKGEYEGLEEKLKDPQWAPDFGPAVFNPRAGALITGAREFLIAYNITLNSRDKAHATDIAFELREKGRVARRGQKDAYYSSGEILFYREGCFPCGNCAEDFPTFEAVEAHCREAHGYDLRHLLKLNDIDAAKGVVGRKVHRAGRFQACKAIGWYVDQYKRAQLSINLTDYKVTSPVDVLEATRTMAAERGLVVTGSEIVGLVPFSALFEAGRHYLRVQGKSPFIPVPDVLENAVFSMGLADVAPFEIEKKVLGLPRAYPAGLMAMTGAAFVDEVSRDTPAPGGGSIAALAGALGAALASMVANLTQGKGAPGSEPHLLAAAERAQRAKDALVLAVDEDTEAFNAYMDARRLPAGTPAEKAAREEAMQAGLKSAVEVPWATANACYEAMEAAETAMHHGNPASITDTLVGFTIAYAGVRGGIWNVLINLKDITDRAYVEAMRARCAGLLDRAKALLDRATAHGDARLEAMLAPKG